The Plectropomus leopardus isolate mb chromosome 7, YSFRI_Pleo_2.0, whole genome shotgun sequence genome window below encodes:
- the LOC121946015 gene encoding uncharacterized protein LOC121946015 yields MAVWDKNILWGFVFLLAGAVGQIVNYPPPVCAMKGSTVTLSCTFKTLKFAGGIKIVIYRVVWCKNHEICQGTTPSVYDSESINNNNNPRFRYLGDKTGNCTLQITDIQDSDKGTYRFRVETDHSSATFTGQLGVNVMVDLTPMTIRSSSNDREFKIGENVMLQCTAVCTFNQLEVAWFRDDHTLLETGPALQLGPLTGKDSGKYTCGLKSNVSTRSKPFHLRVEAEKEPERFEEAGVSPSVIAGLALGVLLVVLIVIVVICIIKRKRAAAADQQQSAVGGDLDQKHPDNVYSNILGPAEEEPAEDVSYAAVQFQHKKQARPVEEAEEAEVGVIYSSVASRG; encoded by the exons GTGCAGTGGGTCAAATTGTGAACTATCCACCTCCTGTTTGTGCCATGAAAGGCTCAACTGTCACGCTCTCCTGCACCTTCAAAACACTGAAGTTTGCTGGTGGaataaaaattgtgatttaCAGAGTCGTCTGGTGCAAGAACCATGAGATTTGTCAGGGCACCACTCCGTCTGTGTACGACAgtgaatcaatcaacaacaacaacaaccctcGTTTCAGATACCTGGGAGACAAGACAGGAAACTGCACTTTACAGATCACAGATATTCAAGACAGCGACAAAGGAACTTATCGCTTCAGAGTGGAAACTGATCACAGTTCAGCAACTTTTACTGGCCAACTAGGAGTGAATGTCATGGTCG atCTGACTCCAATGACGATACGCAGCTCCAGCAACGACAGAGAGTttaaaataggggaaaatgtcatgCTGCAATGCACTGCAGTATGCACTTTCAACCAGCTGGAGGTCGCCTGGTTCAGAGATGACCACACCCTCTTAGAGACTGGCCCCGCCCTCCAGCTCGGCCCTCTGACTGGAAAGGATTCTGGGAAATACACCTGTGGTTTGAAGAGCAACGTCAGCACACGCTCTAAGCCGTTTCACCTGCGTGTGGAGGCTGAGAAAGAGCCTGAAAGGTTTGAAG aagCAGGTGTTAGCCCGTCTGTGATAGCTGGTTTAGCGTTGGGCGTCCTGCTGGTTGTCCTCATTGTCATCGTGGTCATCTGCATCATCAAAAG GAagcgagcagcagcagcagatcagcAGCAGTCAGCTGTGGGCGGTGACCTGGACCAAAAG CATCCTGATAACGTCTACAGTAACATCCTGGGGCCGGCTGAGGAGGAGCCTGCGGAGGACGTGAGCTACGCCGCCGTCCAGTTCCAACACAAGAAGCAGGCCAG gccagtggaggaggcagaggaggcgGAAGTCGGCGTCATCTACAGCTCGGTCGCCAGCAGAGGCTGA